Proteins from a genomic interval of Thunnus maccoyii chromosome 1, fThuMac1.1, whole genome shotgun sequence:
- the rrad gene encoding GTP-binding protein RAD translates to MTLNKGDKLRNMDKRRGSMPFPMNLPNLHRRSMPVDDRDLRATMPQTGQTDELSNLLRCMSYSPNEQHRGSCASDSSDSVISTSSEADSQVYKVVLLGEHGVGKSSLARVFGGVEDAGHDCDEAGNTYDRSIVVDEEEASIVLYDIWEQDNSQWLKEQCMRMGDAYIIVYSVTDKSSFEKASELRIQLRRARQSENIPIILVGNKSDLVRSREVSVDEGSACAVVFDCKFIETSASLHHNVQDLFEGIVRQIRLRKDSKEENARRMASCRRRESIGKKAKRFLGRMVARKNKKMAFRQKSKSCHDLTVL, encoded by the exons ATGACTTTGAACAAGGGTGACAAACTGCGGAACATGGACAAGAGAAGAGGAAGCATGCCGTTCCCTATGAATCTGCCCAACCTACACCGGAGAAGCATGCCCGTGGACGACCGGGACCTGCGCGCCACGATGCCACAGACCGGACAAACCGACGAGCTGTCCAACCTCCTGCGTTGCATGTCCTACTCTCCTAACGAGCAGCACCGGGGCAGCTGCGCGTCGGACTCCTCCGACTCAGTGATCTCCACCAGCAGCGAAGCTGACTCCCAGGTGTACAAGGTGGTTCTCCTCGGGGAACACGGCGTCGGCAAGTCCAGCCTGGCTCGCGTCTTTGGAGGAGTTGAGGATGCTGGTCACGACTGCGATGAAGCAG GAAACACTTATGACAGATCTATCGTGGTGGATGAGGAAGAGGCATCCATTGTGTTGTATGACATCTGGGAACAG GATAACAGCCAGTGGCTGAAGGAGCAGTGCATGAGGATGGGAGACGCCTACATCATTGTATACTCGGTGACAGACAAATCAAGCTTTGAGAAGGCGTCAGAGCTGCGTATCCAACTGCGCCGGGCCAGGCAGTCTGAAAACATTCCCATAATTCTCGTGGGCAACAAGAGTGACCTGGTGCGGTCCAGAGAGGTGTCTGTAGATG AGGGAAGCGCTTGTGCAGTGGTATTTGACTGCAAGTTCATCGAGACGTCTGCGTCCCTCCACCACAATGTGCAGGACCTATTCGAGGGCATCGTCAGACAGATCCGTTTGAGGAAAGACAGCAAGGAGGAGAACGCACGACGCATGGCTAGCTGCAGGCGCAGAGAGAGCATCGGCAAGAAAGCCAAGCGGTTTCTGGGCCGCATGGTCGCGCGCAAGAACAAGAAGATGGCTTTTAGGCAGAAGTCAAAGTCCTGCCATGACCTAACGGTTCTCTGA